One Endozoicomonas gorgoniicola DNA window includes the following coding sequences:
- a CDS encoding RtcB family protein: MPVMTVLEGSDNQKPVKIWTDEVSPQALEQMRKVASLPFIYKHVAGMPDIHLGKGATIGSVIATTDAIIPAAVGVDIGCGMNAVQLTLKATDLPDNLLPIRHGIEKVIPLGAGREHKEAQLSGNSLVARGLQRILEKHPSIIQRGSRDKFVRQMGSLGSGNHFIELCLDEHDNVWVMLHSGSRGIGNQIGQYFIQLARKDMERQQIHLPDRDLGYLKEGSDFFDDYVEAVAWAQNYALLNREHMMNNILMVLCKHLKPFTIMDEAINCHHNFVEQELHDGQQVWVTRKGAIRARNSELGIIPGSMGAKSYIIRGKGNPEAFCSCAHGAGRSMSRTAAKKAFSVRDLEDQTRGIECRKDKGVLDEIPGAYKNIDKVISLQGDLVEVVRTLRQIINVKG, encoded by the coding sequence ATGCCAGTCATGACTGTATTAGAGGGCTCTGATAATCAGAAGCCCGTCAAGATATGGACCGATGAAGTCAGCCCTCAGGCACTTGAGCAAATGCGTAAAGTCGCCAGCCTGCCCTTTATCTACAAACATGTCGCGGGGATGCCCGACATACATCTGGGCAAAGGGGCAACAATTGGCTCTGTTATTGCCACCACTGACGCGATTATTCCCGCTGCGGTCGGGGTGGATATTGGCTGTGGAATGAATGCGGTTCAGTTAACTCTTAAAGCCACTGACTTGCCGGATAACCTTCTGCCGATTCGTCACGGTATTGAAAAGGTGATTCCCCTTGGAGCTGGCAGAGAACATAAAGAGGCGCAACTATCCGGAAATTCACTGGTTGCCAGAGGTTTGCAACGGATTCTGGAAAAACACCCGAGTATTATCCAGAGAGGCAGCCGGGATAAATTTGTACGTCAGATGGGCAGCCTTGGCTCTGGCAATCATTTTATAGAACTCTGCCTGGATGAACACGACAACGTCTGGGTTATGCTGCACTCCGGAAGCCGGGGCATTGGTAACCAGATTGGCCAATATTTTATTCAGCTGGCTCGTAAGGATATGGAACGGCAACAGATTCACCTGCCTGACAGAGATCTTGGCTACCTGAAAGAAGGCTCAGACTTTTTTGATGACTATGTTGAGGCCGTGGCCTGGGCGCAAAATTACGCCCTGCTGAACCGTGAACACATGATGAACAATATTCTGATGGTTCTATGTAAACATCTGAAACCATTTACGATCATGGATGAGGCCATTAACTGCCACCACAACTTTGTTGAGCAGGAACTTCACGATGGGCAGCAGGTCTGGGTTACCCGTAAAGGAGCTATCCGGGCCAGAAACAGCGAACTGGGCATTATTCCCGGATCTATGGGAGCTAAATCCTACATCATTCGTGGCAAAGGCAATCCCGAAGCATTTTGCAGTTGCGCCCACGGTGCCGGACGGAGCATGTCGCGAACTGCCGCTAAAAAAGCTTTCTCTGTCCGAGACCTTGAAGACCAGACCCGGGGCATTGAGTGCCGCAAAGACAAAGGGGTACTGGATGAAATTCCCGGAGCCTACAAAAACATCGATAAGGTTATAAGCTTGCAGGGCGACCTGGTAGAAGTCGTGCGCACACTGCGGCAAATCATTAATGTGAAGGGTTAA
- a CDS encoding DEAD/DEAH box helicase encodes MAAQYGQTWWGKQWLEAFNGIDYSNRLPRGRRYAGNGSVSDISLKGTSTHADVKGRRSRPYKVKVHLPSFTAKQQDNILSAISQSPALLAKLLNRQLPVQMLSLMEQQKIPLFPKDWDDMDASCSCPDWAMPCKHIAAVIYLIANEIDKDPFMVFKLHGMDLPAAIERQTGMSLAKADTPPQVMDFWQREPVFENWQPPQSPVSESLDLSTIEPLGERILGILTPKPLFYDKDFKTLLADFYKRSARVVNQFEKQQTADNTIDITDFSLTHLVLDGNGRFHSARCSGNGQILHEPDEWIGLLASLRNIHSAQRSQYYHKALLWHWLYRLAIKLLQQHACIPAVFMQKDDWTLIQWHPALLSEPVKTQLAILYEACPPDFVVLETVPKNRKKPQLHYADSKTQIHLALNAIISFFMEQAMEAGPDKYWQEDICRLFFAGSPCLFNQFETMAYPKVIRNWLNRLSLGEREHRLHMLVEEVEMPEADDPVSDQLSVDIRIEQKQNMLTLPELFKDGSLSDTKVSVLTDLALLADYLPAVEQLYQTQKKHRPLQYTLQAFTPIFRETLPALQMLGIQLVLPKRLRKLVYPQLSLSLSKSGSDAAVSYMNLDELLQFNWQIALGDQRIPVSEFNQLLEGSEGLVKMLDQYVMLDDNKLQQLLKKLDNLPDSLSRIELLKAGLSGELDGAKVDLGDTARQLFEQLLQGEPAPLPEQLNAQLRPYQQRGYEWMAQNARIGFGSLLADDMGLGKTLQVITLLLHQKENGQLDKQKALVVAPTSLLTNWRKEIERFAPDLRVQVYHGSKRELKHNDHDVVLTSYGLIRSDSATLGKPRWRTLVIDEAQNIKNPGSQQTKAVKKLKSDIRIGMSGTPVENRLREYWSVFDFTNKSYLGTQKKFQEELATPIEKDRDQSCLDRFRKLTSPFILRRLKTDKSIISDLPDKVESNRYCNLSKQQASLYQNTVNTIMEDLNSAEEGIERRGIIFKLLNALKQICNAPAQFLNHNETATDESGKLSLFMELMREAIDGDEKVLIFTQYTTMGELLVNTLKQEMQLDVPFLHGGLSRKKRDDMVEDFQNNGRTRAMILSLKAGGTGLNLTAASQVIHYDLWWNPAVEAQATDRAFRIGQKRNVQVHRLITENTFEEKIDTMIQAKKELANLAVASGEQWITELSDQEIRELVSLG; translated from the coding sequence ATGGCAGCGCAATACGGTCAAACCTGGTGGGGCAAACAGTGGCTTGAAGCCTTTAACGGCATTGATTACAGCAACCGCCTGCCCCGAGGGCGACGCTATGCCGGTAATGGCTCGGTTTCCGATATCTCTCTGAAGGGAACCTCAACCCATGCGGATGTTAAGGGACGGCGTTCCAGACCTTATAAAGTCAAAGTACATCTGCCATCGTTTACGGCAAAGCAGCAGGACAATATTTTGTCTGCCATCAGCCAGAGCCCGGCACTGCTGGCTAAATTGCTGAACCGCCAATTACCCGTGCAAATGCTGTCACTGATGGAACAACAGAAGATTCCACTATTCCCGAAAGACTGGGACGATATGGATGCCAGTTGTTCCTGCCCGGACTGGGCGATGCCCTGTAAACATATTGCTGCGGTCATTTACCTGATCGCCAATGAAATTGATAAAGACCCGTTTATGGTGTTCAAACTGCATGGTATGGATTTACCGGCAGCCATTGAACGACAAACGGGCATGTCGCTGGCCAAAGCCGATACCCCGCCACAGGTGATGGATTTCTGGCAACGGGAACCGGTGTTTGAAAACTGGCAGCCACCTCAGTCTCCCGTCTCTGAATCTCTCGACCTCAGCACCATCGAACCTCTGGGCGAGCGCATTCTTGGCATTCTTACTCCCAAACCGTTGTTTTACGACAAAGATTTCAAAACCTTGCTCGCAGACTTCTATAAGCGCAGCGCCCGGGTAGTGAACCAGTTTGAGAAACAGCAGACCGCTGACAATACCATCGATATTACCGACTTTTCACTGACCCATCTGGTGCTGGATGGCAATGGTCGTTTTCATTCTGCACGATGTTCAGGCAACGGACAGATACTCCATGAGCCGGACGAATGGATTGGCCTGTTAGCTTCACTGAGAAACATTCACAGCGCCCAGCGCAGCCAGTATTACCATAAAGCCCTGCTCTGGCACTGGCTGTATCGTCTGGCGATCAAGCTGTTGCAACAGCATGCCTGTATCCCTGCAGTGTTTATGCAAAAAGATGACTGGACTTTGATACAGTGGCACCCGGCCCTGTTAAGCGAGCCGGTCAAAACCCAACTGGCTATTTTGTATGAAGCCTGCCCACCGGATTTTGTGGTGCTGGAAACGGTTCCCAAAAACCGTAAAAAGCCACAGCTGCACTATGCTGACAGCAAAACCCAGATTCACCTGGCTCTGAATGCCATCATCAGCTTCTTTATGGAGCAGGCTATGGAAGCCGGACCGGATAAATACTGGCAGGAAGATATCTGTCGCCTGTTTTTTGCCGGATCACCCTGCCTGTTTAACCAGTTTGAAACCATGGCTTATCCCAAAGTCATTCGCAACTGGCTAAACCGACTGTCACTGGGCGAACGGGAACATCGGTTACATATGCTGGTTGAGGAAGTAGAAATGCCGGAAGCTGATGACCCGGTGTCTGATCAACTGTCGGTGGATATTCGCATAGAGCAGAAGCAAAACATGCTGACGTTGCCGGAGTTGTTTAAAGACGGTTCGCTCTCGGATACCAAAGTCAGTGTGCTGACCGATCTGGCACTGCTGGCTGATTACCTGCCTGCGGTTGAGCAGCTATACCAGACACAGAAGAAACATCGTCCGCTACAGTACACGCTTCAGGCTTTTACGCCCATTTTCAGGGAAACCCTCCCTGCCCTGCAAATGCTCGGCATTCAGTTAGTGCTGCCAAAACGGCTGCGTAAGCTGGTGTATCCGCAGCTCAGCCTCTCCCTGTCAAAAAGCGGCAGTGATGCCGCCGTCAGTTATATGAACCTTGATGAGCTGCTGCAATTCAACTGGCAGATTGCCCTGGGCGACCAGCGTATTCCGGTCAGTGAGTTTAACCAGTTGCTGGAAGGCTCTGAAGGGCTGGTAAAAATGCTGGATCAGTATGTCATGCTGGATGACAACAAGTTACAGCAACTCCTTAAAAAACTGGACAATTTACCCGATTCTTTATCCCGTATTGAATTACTGAAAGCTGGATTATCAGGAGAGCTGGACGGCGCTAAAGTGGATTTAGGCGACACCGCCCGACAACTGTTTGAACAGCTGTTACAGGGTGAACCTGCGCCGTTGCCAGAACAACTCAATGCTCAACTGCGCCCCTATCAGCAACGGGGCTATGAATGGATGGCACAAAATGCCCGCATCGGCTTTGGTTCGTTATTAGCCGACGACATGGGTCTGGGTAAAACCCTTCAGGTCATTACCCTGTTGCTGCACCAGAAAGAAAACGGGCAACTGGATAAACAGAAAGCCCTGGTGGTCGCCCCCACTTCATTGCTGACCAACTGGCGCAAGGAAATCGAACGCTTTGCTCCGGATTTACGGGTGCAGGTCTACCATGGCAGCAAACGAGAACTGAAACACAACGACCATGATGTGGTATTAACCAGCTACGGGCTCATTCGATCGGATAGCGCAACATTGGGCAAACCTCGCTGGCGAACTCTGGTGATTGACGAAGCCCAGAACATTAAGAACCCCGGCAGCCAACAAACCAAAGCCGTTAAAAAGCTCAAGTCCGATATTCGTATCGGCATGAGTGGTACGCCGGTAGAAAACCGGTTGCGGGAATACTGGAGTGTGTTTGACTTCACCAACAAAAGCTACCTTGGCACCCAGAAAAAATTTCAGGAAGAACTGGCAACACCTATAGAGAAAGATCGGGATCAATCCTGCCTGGATCGCTTTCGCAAACTGACCAGCCCTTTTATCCTGCGTCGCCTGAAAACCGATAAAAGCATTATCAGCGACCTGCCCGACAAAGTGGAAAGCAACCGTTATTGCAACCTCAGCAAGCAGCAGGCTTCCCTTTATCAAAATACCGTTAACACCATTATGGAAGACCTGAACTCCGCTGAAGAAGGCATCGAACGCAGAGGCATTATTTTCAAACTGCTCAATGCCTTAAAGCAGATATGTAATGCGCCGGCTCAATTCCTTAACCATAATGAAACAGCCACTGATGAGTCCGGTAAACTGTCCCTGTTTATGGAGTTAATGCGTGAAGCCATAGACGGCGATGAGAAGGTATTGATCTTTACCCAGTACACAACCATGGGCGAGCTTCTGGTTAATACGCTGAAACAGGAAATGCAGCTGGACGTTCCCTTTCTGCACGGCGGTCTGTCCCGCAAAAAACGCGATGACATGGTGGAAGACTTCCAGAACAATGGACGAACCAGAGCTATGATTCTGTCATTAAAAGCCGGAGGCACCGGCCTGAACCTGACGGCTGCCAGCCAGGTCATTCACTATGATTTATGGTGGAATCCGGCGGTAGAAGCTCAGGCTACCGACCGGGCTTTCCGGATCGGACAAAAACGCAATGTGCAGGTGCATCGCCTGATCACCGAGAATACGTTTGAGGAAAAGATCGACACCATGATCCAAGCCAAAAAAGAACTGGCGAACTTAGCCGTTGCCAGTGGCGAGCAGTGGATTACCGAACTGTCGGATCAGGAGATCCGAGAGCTGGTGTCTTTGGGGTAA
- a CDS encoding Fic family protein — protein sequence MYDFSSIKWIWQQKDWPDFHWQEEVVLPLLRNTRLKLGLLLGKASANGDSSDSHSALNTLLENIITSSAIEGERLNAQSVRSSLAKRLQLSGSEDVAYPTSERTEGLAEMMLDAITNLESPLTLDRLYQWHHWLFPDTGFSLQSIQAGQLRGDEPMQVVSGRIDRPTVHFEAPPRNQLEPELSRFFDWFNQSKNDPTCDPLIRAAISHFWFVTLHPFDDGNGRLTRAITDLALAQADAQSIRLYAISTVILENRKDYYNILEQSQRDDTDITHWLAWFLQMLEATIQASLDKIDRTLHKTRFWQRFHNAGLSEEQVKVLNRLLDGGEKGFESGISASQYQKVAKVSKATATRHLSNLMNKGCIEKLPGGGRSTRYQVVRI from the coding sequence GTGTATGATTTTTCGTCCATAAAATGGATTTGGCAACAAAAAGACTGGCCTGATTTCCATTGGCAGGAAGAAGTGGTTCTGCCTTTGCTTAGAAATACCAGATTAAAGTTGGGCTTATTGCTGGGCAAGGCCAGTGCCAACGGGGATTCTAGTGACAGTCACTCAGCTCTTAATACATTACTGGAAAATATCATCACTTCCTCAGCCATCGAGGGAGAACGTCTTAATGCACAATCCGTACGTTCCTCTCTGGCAAAACGATTACAGCTATCCGGTTCGGAAGATGTTGCTTATCCCACCTCTGAACGAACAGAAGGTCTGGCCGAGATGATGCTGGATGCTATTACCAACCTGGAGTCACCTCTTACTCTGGATCGTCTTTACCAATGGCATCACTGGCTGTTTCCTGATACCGGTTTTTCACTTCAATCCATTCAGGCGGGGCAACTGCGAGGGGATGAACCCATGCAGGTTGTCTCAGGACGTATTGATCGCCCTACCGTACATTTTGAGGCTCCGCCGAGAAACCAGCTGGAACCAGAGTTGTCCCGTTTTTTTGACTGGTTTAACCAAAGTAAAAATGATCCGACCTGCGATCCGTTAATCCGTGCCGCTATCAGCCATTTCTGGTTTGTCACACTACACCCATTCGATGATGGTAACGGGCGATTAACCCGGGCTATCACCGACCTGGCACTGGCGCAGGCCGATGCCCAGAGTATCCGGCTTTATGCCATATCCACTGTGATTCTGGAAAATCGGAAGGATTATTACAACATACTGGAGCAAAGCCAGCGTGATGATACCGATATCACACACTGGCTTGCCTGGTTTTTGCAGATGCTTGAAGCAACGATCCAGGCATCATTAGACAAAATTGACCGCACGTTACATAAAACCCGATTCTGGCAGCGGTTTCATAATGCTGGCCTGTCAGAGGAACAGGTTAAAGTTCTCAACCGGTTACTGGATGGCGGTGAAAAAGGCTTTGAATCCGGTATCAGTGCCTCTCAGTATCAAAAGGTAGCCAAAGTCAGTAAAGCAACGGCAACACGGCATTTGTCGAATTTAATGAACAAGGGGTGTATTGAGAAACTCCCGGGGGGTGGGCGCAGCACTCGCTATCAGGTTGTTAGAATTTGA
- a CDS encoding Fic family protein has translation MAYLPVETIIRDQQGAYYQALRESDNASASTPFIAFILKAAEQALNEALESEPGHKSDQASDQVKNLLRLFISNPSEPLKVPDMMQKLALKHRPTFRKNYLKPALEQSLITMTNPDKPNSPRQSYLISTEGLSLVGK, from the coding sequence ATGGCTTACCTTCCTGTAGAGACTATCATTCGCGATCAACAGGGTGCCTATTATCAGGCTCTTCGGGAATCAGATAATGCCAGTGCCTCAACGCCATTTATTGCATTCATTCTTAAAGCCGCTGAGCAGGCACTCAACGAAGCCCTTGAAAGTGAGCCGGGCCACAAAAGCGACCAAGCAAGCGACCAAGTAAAAAATCTTCTCAGACTCTTTATTTCCAACCCTTCAGAACCTCTGAAGGTTCCGGATATGATGCAAAAACTGGCGTTAAAACATCGTCCGACCTTCCGTAAAAACTACCTCAAACCGGCACTGGAACAGAGTTTGATCACTATGACCAATCCTGACAAACCAAACAGTCCCAGACAAAGTTACCTGATCTCTACAGAAGGGTTATCTCTGGTGGGTAAATAA
- a CDS encoding Fic family protein, which translates to MSLTNLLEQPCPPQKSYWKDLLQVHALLMKGLTSQVGSLRESGVGIYRDEQLIHMPPPASQVARLMSDLLAWVSDTDVHPLIASCIFHYELEFIHPFTDGNDRMGRF; encoded by the coding sequence ATGAGTCTGACTAACCTTCTTGAACAGCCATGTCCACCTCAAAAAAGCTATTGGAAAGACTTGCTACAAGTTCACGCATTACTTATGAAAGGGTTGACCAGTCAGGTTGGAAGCTTGCGGGAGTCAGGCGTCGGGATCTACAGAGATGAGCAATTGATTCACATGCCTCCTCCTGCATCACAGGTAGCCAGGCTGATGTCTGATCTTCTGGCATGGGTATCTGACACTGATGTTCACCCTCTGATTGCCAGCTGCATTTTTCATTACGAGCTCGAATTCATACACCCTTTCACTGACGGCAATGATCGTATGGGGCGCTTTTGA
- a CDS encoding sugar transferase — protein MPHIETEKRHVFDCNEKNINRSLIKKSVRKKTHKQKVEHKPKAVFGESGHFVSVEYFLESEEVSSADEEKVWTYDKYDCSEVLYIYTPKTNIALLRHVLEENKINYVINDYSIKDKYLKNKTVCHYRAGELKVRQKEFIVKQIKYGVKVTSLIEALENKLGYTEVSLLNSDFYFDDKSFSVLRRKHHRIPKRFIDIALVCLLAPIAIPIGFITAFFIKIESPGSVLFKQKRTGLYNSEFEVIKFRSMRKDAEKTGARWASENDNRVTKVGKFIRKTRIDELPQLINVLKGEMSMVGPRPEREVFIEKLEKEIPYYRFRHAVRPGVTGLAQVEYPYGASVQDAVWKHKYDMYYIKHQSFWLDVKILAKTVTTVLFGKGL, from the coding sequence ATGCCTCATATTGAAACCGAAAAAAGACATGTTTTTGATTGTAATGAGAAAAATATAAATAGATCATTAATAAAAAAGTCAGTTAGAAAAAAAACACATAAACAAAAAGTAGAGCATAAACCCAAGGCTGTTTTTGGTGAGTCCGGACATTTCGTAAGTGTTGAATATTTTTTGGAATCAGAAGAAGTATCTTCTGCAGATGAAGAAAAAGTTTGGACTTATGATAAATACGATTGTTCAGAAGTATTATACATCTATACACCAAAAACAAATATTGCATTACTAAGGCATGTTCTTGAAGAAAATAAAATAAATTATGTCATTAATGATTACTCAATCAAAGATAAGTATTTAAAAAATAAAACTGTTTGTCATTATCGAGCAGGTGAGCTTAAAGTAAGACAAAAAGAATTTATAGTAAAACAAATTAAGTACGGTGTAAAAGTTACTTCATTGATAGAAGCACTTGAAAATAAACTGGGTTACACAGAAGTGAGCCTTCTAAATTCTGATTTTTATTTTGACGACAAATCATTTTCAGTATTAAGACGAAAACACCATAGAATACCAAAAAGGTTTATAGACATAGCCCTTGTATGTCTGCTTGCTCCAATTGCTATTCCTATAGGCTTTATAACTGCTTTTTTTATTAAGATTGAAAGCCCAGGTTCTGTACTTTTTAAACAAAAACGAACTGGTCTTTATAATAGTGAATTTGAAGTTATCAAGTTCAGAAGTATGAGGAAGGATGCTGAAAAAACTGGTGCGAGGTGGGCATCAGAAAATGATAATCGAGTAACCAAGGTCGGTAAATTTATTAGAAAAACTCGAATTGATGAGCTTCCTCAATTGATAAATGTTCTTAAAGGTGAAATGTCGATGGTTGGTCCAAGGCCTGAGAGGGAAGTTTTCATAGAAAAACTTGAAAAAGAAATTCCTTATTACCGATTTAGGCACGCAGTTAGGCCTGGTGTGACTGGACTTGCTCAGGTTGAATACCCTTATGGCGCTTCTGTTCAAGATGCTGTATGGAAACATAAGTATGATATGTATTATATAAAACATCAGAGTTTTTGGCTGGATGTTAAGATACTTGCTAAGACAGTGACAACTGTGTTGTTTGGGAAAGGGCTATAG
- a CDS encoding glycosyltransferase, with the protein MKTSILMSLYAKEKPEYLNECLKSLHNQTLKADEIVVVYDGPLSYQLKAIVEVWSVKLPIKVVVLEKNVGLGNALQIGLKHCHYNLIARMDADDICKPFRLERQVDCFLKDSKLTCLGSWINEFDDSVENITSVKKVPLDYTDIVRFSKYRNPMNHMTVMFKKDAVLKSGGYKHLHFMEDYYLWLRMIAKGYKFMNLQEVLVDARTGRGMLERRGGIQYLKSEIELSRYKFELKISSALEAYSSLMLRSTSRVLGVSGRRRIYKFIRSR; encoded by the coding sequence GTGAAAACTTCGATATTAATGTCATTGTATGCTAAAGAAAAGCCCGAATATTTAAATGAATGCTTAAAGAGTTTACATAATCAAACACTAAAGGCAGATGAAATTGTCGTTGTTTATGATGGTCCCTTAAGTTATCAGCTGAAAGCAATAGTTGAAGTATGGTCTGTAAAACTGCCAATTAAAGTAGTTGTTTTAGAAAAAAATGTTGGCTTAGGAAACGCATTGCAAATTGGATTGAAACACTGCCACTATAATTTAATAGCAAGAATGGATGCAGATGATATATGTAAACCCTTTAGGCTTGAAAGGCAAGTTGATTGTTTTCTGAAAGATTCTAAATTGACATGCCTTGGTAGCTGGATAAATGAGTTTGATGATAGCGTTGAAAATATTACAAGCGTAAAAAAAGTACCACTTGATTACACAGATATTGTAAGATTTTCGAAATACAGAAATCCTATGAATCATATGACAGTAATGTTCAAAAAAGATGCTGTGTTAAAGAGTGGTGGGTATAAACATCTACATTTCATGGAAGATTATTACCTTTGGCTTAGAATGATAGCTAAAGGATATAAGTTTATGAATCTACAAGAAGTGCTTGTTGATGCAAGAACTGGCAGAGGTATGCTAGAAAGAAGAGGTGGTATTCAATACTTAAAGAGTGAGATTGAATTATCTAGATATAAATTTGAATTGAAAATATCATCAGCTTTAGAGGCATATAGTAGCTTAATGCTTAGGAGTACTTCTCGAGTACTCGGGGTTTCAGGTCGAAGACGAATATATAAATTTATTCGATCTAGATAA
- a CDS encoding IS110 family RNA-guided transposase has translation MKHNPNPAKVQKRISGHLKTVNLYAAGIDIGSEFHFVAVPKELDEQSVRSFACFTSDLEMMTQWLVKIGITTVVMESTGIYWIPAFEMLEEHGLDVKLVNARHVKNVPGRKSDVQDCQWLQQLHTHGLLEGAFRPEDQVCALRAYMRQRETLIRYRASHIQHMQKALRQMNLLLDNVVADITGKTGMGIILSILAGERDPEVLAKHRDSHCKKSEKVIAKSLHGHYRVEHLFALKQSVELYDFYEKQIEACDKALEDQLNQFDDKSESISLPAKRKSASAPAFDVRTHLYRVTGVDLTSIEGIEENTALKVVSEIGTDMSRWPTVKHFCSWLGLSPGNKISGGKVLSSKTKRIPNRAASALRMAALTLVSSKSALGAYYRRMRSKLGAPKAITATAHKLARLIYSMLKNGSEYVDRGQDYYEEQYRDRVIKNMRKRAEDMGYKLVEIETASPS, from the coding sequence ATGAAACACAACCCAAATCCGGCTAAAGTTCAAAAGCGGATATCTGGCCATCTAAAAACCGTGAACCTCTATGCTGCAGGCATTGATATTGGTTCAGAGTTCCACTTTGTTGCTGTCCCTAAAGAGCTCGATGAACAGTCGGTTCGGTCTTTTGCCTGCTTTACCTCTGATCTCGAAATGATGACTCAATGGCTCGTGAAAATCGGAATTACGACCGTGGTCATGGAGTCTACCGGAATCTATTGGATTCCCGCTTTCGAAATGCTTGAAGAGCACGGCCTTGACGTCAAACTGGTGAATGCTCGTCATGTTAAAAACGTCCCTGGTCGTAAAAGTGATGTGCAGGACTGTCAGTGGTTACAACAACTGCATACTCATGGCCTGCTTGAGGGAGCTTTTCGCCCTGAAGATCAGGTGTGTGCCTTGCGTGCCTATATGCGTCAGCGTGAAACCCTGATCCGTTACCGGGCGTCGCACATACAGCACATGCAGAAAGCTTTACGGCAAATGAACCTGTTGTTGGACAATGTCGTTGCGGATATCACTGGCAAAACGGGGATGGGTATCATTCTCTCCATTCTCGCGGGAGAGCGTGACCCAGAGGTACTGGCCAAACACCGGGACTCTCATTGTAAAAAATCAGAGAAAGTCATTGCTAAGTCACTGCATGGGCATTACCGGGTGGAACACCTATTTGCCTTAAAGCAGTCTGTTGAGCTTTATGATTTTTACGAAAAGCAAATTGAAGCTTGTGACAAGGCATTGGAAGACCAGTTGAACCAGTTTGATGATAAGTCCGAGAGTATCTCTCTGCCTGCAAAACGCAAATCAGCCAGCGCCCCTGCTTTTGATGTAAGAACTCACCTTTACCGGGTGACAGGGGTAGATCTGACATCGATTGAGGGAATAGAGGAAAATACCGCCCTGAAGGTAGTTTCTGAAATTGGTACAGACATGAGTCGCTGGCCGACAGTGAAGCACTTTTGTTCCTGGCTGGGACTGAGCCCGGGAAACAAGATATCAGGAGGCAAAGTGTTGAGCAGCAAGACCAAAAGAATCCCTAACCGGGCCGCTTCTGCTCTGCGTATGGCTGCACTGACTCTGGTGAGTTCGAAAAGTGCGCTGGGAGCCTATTATCGTCGAATGAGAAGTAAGCTGGGGGCACCAAAAGCGATTACAGCGACTGCACATAAACTTGCCCGGCTGATTTACAGCATGCTGAAAAACGGCTCAGAGTACGTAGATAGAGGTCAGGATTACTACGAGGAGCAATACCGTGACCGAGTCATTAAAAACATGAGAAAGCGCGCTGAAGACATGGGTTACAAACTGGTCGAAATTGAAACAGCCTCACCATCTTGA
- a CDS encoding transposase: MLTSDQKVILRELSLYTTFLAKALSPLAAPTFCELLLGGMLSGEGFVTQALLTIHYENFWNSYHHWVSQGKWRWRNLAHRLILLVSSKVPDGQTIPLILDDLTLERCSDKAPACRIHHQHSKKKRGFYRLADGK, from the coding sequence ATGCTCACTTCAGATCAGAAAGTAATCCTTCGAGAGCTTTCTTTATATACGACATTTCTTGCAAAAGCGCTATCACCACTTGCGGCACCGACGTTCTGTGAGTTACTTCTGGGTGGCATGCTTTCTGGCGAAGGCTTTGTTACACAAGCCCTTCTGACGATCCACTACGAAAATTTCTGGAACAGCTACCATCATTGGGTCTCCCAAGGTAAGTGGCGTTGGCGAAACCTGGCGCATCGTCTGATATTGCTGGTCAGTTCTAAAGTGCCTGACGGTCAGACCATTCCCCTGATTCTTGACGACCTGACACTCGAACGTTGCTCTGACAAAGCACCGGCATGCCGAATACATCACCAACACAGCAAGAAAAAGAGGGGCTTTTACAGGTTGGCTGATGGAAAATGA